Part of the Mangifera indica cultivar Alphonso chromosome 4, CATAS_Mindica_2.1, whole genome shotgun sequence genome, ggtttcgttttgaaatctccaacgTCATCTCCAACTCCATTGCCGGCAGCCTCTCCCTCTTGAAGCATCATCTCTCTTTAGCGGTCTTTTTCCTCTTATTTGGACGTCAGATTGGCATCGGAGGAGCAGTGGAAGACGAAAAGCTTCGTCAAAGGCTGTCGACAATGGAGCCATAGATgacgacgaagctcttcgtcttccatcGCTCCTCCGCCGTTGATCCGACATCCAAATAGGAGGAGAGAGACTGTCAGGGGAAGAGGATAccggcaatggagccgaagatgtcgccagagatttcaaaacgaaaccctagagtgaaactgtcatattttaaaacttaggttgagggaaacttttagtttttaaagtttaagggcgcaaaaagaaattatattttaatttatttttaatattatagagaaaataacgttTTTACCCTTGCTATCGTTAATTGTAATtgctcataggtgggtatttgagattatcaaaattaaaggggaGAAACTTAggaatgcagcataccttgggtgggaaatagtcctttggcctttgttaAATCTTTACAATTTACTTAACCAGCACTCAGATTGTTGAGATCTCTCATGTCTCTGTTATAAAAACAGTTAAGAAAATCATGCATGATACTtcacaaatattaattatttataacaaaaatgataatcatgtaataattattaaaacacaaaaaccaGTCATTTAGTTTAGAGTTACACAAACCTTTTAGCTTTTGACATAGGAATGTCCTACTGGTTCCATTCATTATAAATCCATTAAAATCTATTACTTTCCAGGTTCAACTCCTGCATTTGTTCAAATggataaatcatttataaactGAAGATGAAGTATCTCTTTCCCTTGCAGAAGTTGGAAACTTGATGCAACTTGTAATCTAATGGTGTTTTCATGTTAAAAGAGCTGTAGGCATTGAGCTATCTCCAAAGATTTTGCCAAATCAAAATCGATCGACAGTGACTGTTTCATCAAAGCGATGGCACCCGCCTTCAAGATGTGTTCAGTGGCCGATTGAAATAGCAGTAATAATGTTCTATATGCATTTACCAGTAAAATGCTTACAGTAATATCTATATCACAATGTAGGAGCAGAAATCTGGatatctatatctatatctatatcAGAGTGTCGTGTACACATGCCCATATAGTTGCACTTAAAGATCCTCAAAGCAACAGAACTTGCCTTAATGAACTCAATGCTCAATTCAATGGAGAGTTCGGTGAAGCTAATCATCGTTGTCGTCTTTCTCGTGGTAGTAACTGAAAGGAAGCGGAACTGACTTGAATGCTTGGTACTTAACCAACATTGTTCAGGTGCTCATTCTCCAACCTGATTGATTGCAACCCTTGTATAACCTCATATTGAAATATCATTAACAGTGTTCTCTATCTATATATGTACGAAAAGTTGACAGAGATCTCCCATAATATAATGTCAGGAGCAAGACATTATGGTGATTGCAACATTGTaaagaacaagaaaacaaaaacccaGCAAACGCATTATCTAATACTAGAGGTGGTGAAATACATGAAGAAGTTCCAAATGCCACGACGGATAATTTCGAGGCAGGAAATGACAGTTATTATGGTCATTCTATGAAGCGGATGCAACTTGAATTCTATAACTAGCTGCATCCACGCAACTCTCAGTATTATATTCAGGACCtgtaataaattttcttaaaatctttaaatcagTAGCACGAGTTCTCATTGACGTAACCTAAGATTAGTCACTGCATATTACCATTGCTGCATAATAGACACTCTTATGGGAGATAACTAGTTTATCTCTCAAATACGGGTTCTTTGATCTCCTTCTCGTAACTCCCCAATCAATGACAATATCGAAATATCTACTCATAGCTGTTGCAATCGCTGAGCAGATCAATGCAAacactaacctttttgtccctTTCTTCAGCATAAAAGCTGCTCTGATAAGAACTGCTATGATTATCAAGAAGTATTTCAAACCATAATATCCTTGCACTGCATCCCTCTCTTCCCATAATCTGCGGAGGCACAGCAAAATTAAATGTAGCATCCGTTAGTGCATGCCCCAAACATGACAGTTGTTTTCCCTCAGTTTAAGGGAGGTGAATTAGGATTTACAGAAAAAAAGGACTAATAATTAAGGTGGAATATCGAACAAGCatatttatgtaatatataatttcctaGAGCCTCCAGTGATAACTATGACACCACCATTATCTATTAAAAAGCTTCACTCAAATGTAGCAgacaagaaaacaaaagaagaatgaGATGATACCTGGAGAAACCGAAGCCAGAATGGTAAAACGGCAataacaaaatagaaaatattataaatgccATGACTATGGCACTTATTTTGTCTCTCGGAATATTCTCCCAAACCATGGTAGCATATGTATAATACTATACTCCGCAAAATACTATACTCTCAAGGCCTGGACCTGGCAAAAAAGAACAGGTATtagcataaaaaaatattcaagttataAATATTTACCAGTTGCAATCAATCAAATGTGTGGTTATAGGATAACACCTGACTAGTAAGATTGTATGCCAAGAGAAAGTCTGAAAGTGTCACCTGAAAGGGAAAACAATCAAGATGTTAACTTGCTCATCAAGAACCGTTTGTGTATGAGAGGAGCACAAACACAATGAAATAGGGATTTAAGAAAGAAGAAGCAACTTGAACGGTATATGATATTGAAAGGACATAAAAGTATAACAAGAACAATCTGCAAAACAGAGAGAATACAAGAAGAAACTTGATTATACAAAGTAGGGAAGTTTTCTTTTAtctgttatatatataacaagagCACCAAGCAGTAATTATGAAAAACTGACTGATTGTCATATAGCAGAAAACCagtaaaaacaaatttagttACATCTAGCATCTTACTGTAATTGAAAAAAGAGGAAGTAGTTAAGTTAATTTCTAGTAATGTCTTGAGCCCATGTCCAGGTGCAAATTTGCCAAGAAACTAGCTAGAACAAGTACCGTAAAACCTGTGCTAAGGAGGAAGACTTCTTGATATCCCAACTCAGTTCCTTGCTTGAGACCTAATATAAATTGATAGTTGACTCGATAATGCCTCCACAAGTATATGTCTGCAGCGTACATTAGCATATGCAGAATGACATATCCAAATAAACTCCAAagatataattaagtgattatcGCTGAAATAGGctggatgaaaaaaattgaaacagcTATTTGGAAGTAAATTagtaaattcaaagaattaacAAAGACAAGTGTAGGGGGGTATATGGTTGCCTGtaaagggggaaaatgttaacCAGGTACAAGGCACCCTTCTCCTTGTCCATTAGATTCAGGGCTTCTATTCTTAGTACAATAGCAACAATTAATGTGATAGAGCAACCAGAAAAGAACcctgaaaataacaaaacagcataaaaatcagtaaataataaataaaccaTAAGAGAACATAACCGGTTAAGGACAATTTTAAGCACAAGTTTTAAATGGAAAGGAAATTACTAACCTGATAAGAATGTTACTCTACGCTTTTCACTTTTTGCTTTTGGTCTCAGTAACTTCATACCTTTTCTgtgatttgagtttgaaaaatggttGATGAAGGTTGTCTCTACCCTTTCCAAAAGAGCATTAACCTATGATGGCATGGAGGCAAATCTACTCAGTTTACATGAAATGTTTTAAGAAGGTAAAATATGTGAGCCAAACTAACTACACTGTCAAACTTTCTATTCATAATGGgtttataaactattaatacAGAAGATCTAGTTTATAGATAAGGCCAACGATGGTAATAAACTAACTTGTATGGACAAAGAGACATTAATATGGTAACTGTTCTGACAAGTGACTGAGTTCTATAGTAGGTTGTGCTTTCCAAAGTGTATCATATTGAAAATCAGGGAAAGTACATTATCCCAGACAACAATCAACACAGCCTAGACTTTAACTGAAACTAGTTTTTCAAAtgcaaaaatttcaacaaaGGATGTGGATTTCATGTGTGCTTAGTTTGTGTCTTTGCCAACCTTGTTCATTCCCTTCTATAACAACTGTCCATTGAAGATCTGGGCACTGTATACTGAGTTACTTTAACTGGTCTTGCTTCAAACTGGGTAACAATAAAGTGAAGCATGAGAGAACAGATCACTTAAGAAATGCTGATTACATGGTTAGTATCTTCAAAGATGATAGAGaagtgaaagagagagaaaccaTAAAGTTTTAATTACAGGGCGCCAATCAGGACTATTAACCATTTAAGGTGAGAGTTAggtaaaaaaaacaaatattcaaaaacttttaaaagaaatagaagaaCCAGAAAAGAAAAGCCTGCACAGTTGCTgtctgaaaatgaaaatgaaaatagaaagagACACTACTTGCCTGCAATCTTAAAAAGAATGCAGTTTCCACTTTCCATCAGCAAAATCACCAAATACAGCTGGTTCATATTTATAAAGcaactttaattaatattcccaTTATAGAAGAGCCTGAGTTTCTCCAATGACTGAGAATCAAGAGTGGAAAGGAACAGCAGAGTGCCATCCTTTGGAAGTAACATATACAGTATGACGTTTTTCCTGTAATCCACTTTATGGCCTGTCACCATTGTGAATTCAAAACTGGAATATAGGTACATGAGACAGACCTCATCACAGCTGCCAAGGTAAGAGCTGTCCAGAATTTTCATGTATGATCCGGATGCCCTCCTCAAAGAGATCTGTATTATGCAGACAGTGATTCAATCAATTTCTcttttacataaaatatgaaacaatttGAGTATTgtgaatcaaaattaatttaatgtttaatttgtgAGAATTTCTGACTTTTTCATACTTGTTCATTATTGTGGAAAATGCTGCGAGATTCATGAAACTGGTCCAtccattaattaaataataagaacGTGACAATTTTAAGAGTTACAAGGTAAATGTTTTCAGACAATGTTACTGTTAATCACCTGTAGTGCTTAAGAAGAAGTAGCTTTTGATAGAATTCAATAAACACTACTTTCAATCGTTCTTCAGCATCCGTCAGCTCCTCTTTCTTAAATCTTAACTCATCATCTTTAGAATCCTTGAAAGCACCTTTTAAAGTTGACAGTGGAGATTCCAGTGTATTGTTAGTCTTCACGTGCTCAAGGATTTCAAGTGAATCTTCTTTGCACTGGTACATGTTCTTCTTCTCCTGGCTGTCACAACCGTAATTCATAGTGGGAACAGCAGAGCATCCCCCTCTACATTTATCATTCATGTCCACTCCGAATTCTGTATCAGCATTCTCATTTTCTGCACGTTTATTATGATTAGATTTAGGTGTGATTATAAGAGAATTTTCTTAAGAAAGAGAACTGCATTACCACCCTGAGTGTCACAAAGTTCTACCAGACTTCTGCAAGTCATCTCAACTCCAGGTTCCATTGTTTGCTCTTTTCCTGTGCCTTTAGCAAGTTATAGTAACACATTAGGAAATGACAGCCTCTCCAATAAAATCCCAAAACTATTGCAAATGTTGATGTCATATAAAATCAATCTGACTATAGGAAATGATTGACTTAAGgctgaaaattttcaatatacaaTTGGAATACTTAAATCATGGACATAACTATAGGGGTTCTGATTAAAAACTTACTTCGAATTCTAGTTTTGGTTGAAGTACTACTTCTTAAGGGCCTAGAAGAAGTATTAACAGCAAGAGGATGTTTCCCCTCCACCTTGATCCGCAAAGCGATCAAGGCATCCATTTGTTTGTTTAACTCAGTTGCCTCATCCATCACTTTGTTCACTTTGTCCTTATAAAAGTTATTGACCTTGTTGAGTTCTTGGTCAAGCCTTTTGAAGATCCTAACCTCAATCGCTCCTCCATCATCAGACTGCCTCAGGATATTAGTCTTGTAAAAATGTCCAGAATCAGAACCATCTCGTGGTGATGTGCTGACATCTATCACTTGATCTTCGACATCGTCTCTGTTAACAAGATTACCAGAGTGTGCGTGTAGTCCACTGAAGGTTCTACGAAATTTCAACTTCTGGTGAAGAGCTCTCACGGGTGTTGGAGGTTGCGTACTTTGCTTGTACAGATCCTAATATCCTTTTGAGCCCATTGTAATCCATATAAGCATCCGTCCACTCAGGAACCTTTTGTTTCTTGAACTCTTTCCCAAATCTCATCTTTACTTCTCTCTATTTTATCCTCTCTATTTGTCAAATATATAGCCTCGGTTGATCTCTAGATGGAAGACAAAGATTTAAAGAAATGTCAGCCATGGTTTTGATTACGGTAAAATTGGATCTAAATACATATTTCACAATAACATTgaatagaattttcaaactctttaTCTCAAGAGCAAGATGAACAAGTGCAATAATGTACATAGGCATAACATGAAATTCTGCATTCTCAGTAATCAAAACAGAGAGGACAAAATTAAGAACATAAAATTACCAAGTTAAATACCTATCAACAAAATGACTGCATACTGAACCATTATCAGAACTTGAACAGAAAGAACAAGAGAGAAGCTGCATGTAAGGTGTACCTTTGTTGGTTGCTGAGCCAATTCATTGAAATGAAACCGCCTTCAACATGCACTGAAACCGAGGTGTGTTAACTCTCTGCCTTCTGCTTTCTTAATTCTTGGCCTCTCCACTTCATATATTTACATGTTACGCTCAGCATTCATGTATCACCAATACTACTGTTTTGTGATGGTCTGGACCaatcatatcaaatatgtaGCCCGAAACTTATCTTATTGGGTAGCTTCAATCACTTACGGTGGTCTTAAGAACCACCTTAATACACTCCTACTTATGGCTCGCAGCGGTGTACACAACGTTTCACCGTTGTGTGACACGTGTGACGGTGACGAGGAGCTTGTCTTGGTTGACGTTACTTCTTTTGCCATTTGAGGCTATCAATTTCGCTAATGGCTATAGTTGTTATCaggttaataattatttattatagattATCTCTTCTTCACTGAAATTTTTCCTTCGAAGGCTTCAATGCCCATCTCTGCACTAACCATCAGCACTCAGAGCAATGATTTGATAGCAGAGTTACACAACAATCCCATCCACCTAGCTCATTTATACAATATGGTTGCCTAGACTTCATTTACCAGATTGACAAAGAAATCCttatgagagaaaaaagagaaacaaaatgcAATCAGTCTTTTCTACAAAGAAACTTCTATCAAGTGTATTAAAATCTGGTACAGTTTAGATAATtcaaaaaacaacaaaactatgcTTGGTGCTTCATTGAAAAAGAGCAGctagaataataatttgatttttcactCTTCCTTCCGCCTCTCTCCGCTGCAACAGAAGAAGTGTGGCAGTTTCACCCGACCGCAGCTCCTGCAATAATGTTATAGATTATACTCAAGAACATAAATAAATCCGAACATATTTGCAAGTAATTACATCTTTGTACAAAGAGGgtgatgagaaaaaaaaaaaaaaaaagaactcatTAATTTCACATCATCATCCATGGTTTTAAGAATTCGACTTTTTGATGCCTACATCTTGAAATCCCAAAACCAACTCCTCTTTActtcaaaaatatgaacaatGATGAAAAATGGTCACAAATCCCTCCTAGTTCAACAATCTACCACCGCTTAGACTAGAGCAAAATTAAATCCCTTTCTAAGAAATTAAAGGAAAAGTCCTCCAGCTTAATAGGAGGCTCTATTTGAGAAAAGTAGGCAAATAATCCGACATGTCTAAAGTAGAGAGAGATCTCTTCAAGAAAGACTCTTTATCCTATAGATTTGTTAACATAATTGAAGTCATAAACATGACAAATTGTAAAGCCAATTTCAGAGgctggtatattatagcaaacCAATTTAGTTTTCCCCCAACAATGATCCCAGCCTGCCTAACCACAcaatcttatatataaatataataggtTAGAGCAATacaataaattcaatccaaaacataaaaaatgaagcaTGCAAACACTACTAGCGAAAACCTTACTTGCAACGAATAATCACAGGAACAGGCTTCAAAGCTTTTGGCCCATTTCTTATGCCTTTCTTATGGGGAGAAACCTGCATGATTAAAATAGGcacaaaaatcaattaacaGAAAGTTTAGACATGGCCAGACGACCATGTGCAAAGGATGTTTCAAAATTATGCATCTTTCAAGTTTCAAGGGATAAATTACAGccacattagaaaatttttcttcaaacacAATATGCTAACTGATAACTGACGCCATCTAAAAGTCTAAAATCCTAAACCCTAATAAATGAATACTCACCAGAAACAACCTAGAAATCACCAATCAAACCTAAAATCTAGCAATACCATTAcatcaaagaagagaaaaaaaaaaaaacagacatCCCGTTGACAcgaaatagaaaagaaaaattgttaaccTTCTTTTTGGGAACAGCCATAAGTTCCATTGATCCACCAAATGAGAAACTAGGGAATCCGAAACCGCTGTTGTTTTCTACTTCTGGGTTATCTGGTAAACCCAACGGTGGAGATACAGCTGGGGAACTGATAGTTGAATTTATCGGCGCAGGAAGGGCCGCAGCATGGGCCAGCCGCATGAAGGATAACCCGCATCCTGTGTTAATCCCCGAGCGTTTTAGCGCAGCCAGTCTCAACGCCATTTTGATACCACTGCGGCACTGCCAAGTGCCTGCTTTTATGTGATCCAACACCTCTATTTTGctaggaagaaaagaaagtgacGGAGGTAGAAGAAGCGACGTAGTTTAGGGCGGAGGGTAATCTGTAAATCAATTCAAGGTTAGTGG contains:
- the LOC123213120 gene encoding uncharacterized protein LOC123213120, with protein sequence MALRLAALKRSGINTGCGLSFMRLAHAAALPAPINSTISSPAVSPPLGLPDNPEVENNSGFGFPSFSFGGSMELMAVPKKKVSPHKKGIRNGPKALKPVPVIIRCKSCGRVKLPHFFCCSGERRKEE